DNA sequence from the Candidatus Cloacimonadaceae bacterium genome:
TTAAGATTGCACCAGTCATTGAATTACCAAACACCGGACGATGTTTATGCTGGCAAGGACTGCACTCATGTGGCATAGATTCAAACATAGCACCAAAAGGATTACCAGACTCCATTCCGAGAAGAATAACTCACAGGATTCACGCGTATCCAGTGGCTTGTTGATCTGCACGAAAACTTCGCTTGGGGGGCATACTATGGAGGGGTGTAGCGCTATCGCAAAAAGTGGCAACCTAGCGTCAACTATATTAGGACTTGACAGTCCGGAATACTTAGCTGCAAGCTAGACTTGGAAAAAGGGCTTGATTGATTTTTTGGGTAGATTTGGAATCGATCGGATGAAAGTATTTGCGGCGGTCTCCAGCGCTTCGATGCCATGAATGTTGGCGATATCGAGATCGACCCTGTTGATTTTTTGAGCATCGGGCATTTGGCTGGCGATAAGTTTTTTTAAGTGTTCCCGATCCGATCCGTCTCTTTCGAGGAGGCGTTTTAGCTGTAGTTTTGGGGTGGTATGGACGAGGACAATAAAGTCGAAACAATCCTCCAAGCCGGCTTCAAAAAGCAGCGGAACTTCGAAGACGAGAACCTTACTGCGGGAGCTTACGATCATATCCTGAAAGGCTTTGAGGGTCATGGGGTGGACGATGGAATTGAGAAAATGCCGCTCGGCTGGGTCATAGAAGATGATTTCGGCAATGGCTTTTCGGTTGGCTCTACCCTGATCGTCGATCACTCCCTCGCCCCATCGCGCTTTCAATCGGCTAAGAACATCCTCTTCATGGAGTTGCGCTTTGGCGACGGCATCGGCAAAGATGACCACAATCCCGGCATCAGCGAGGTGATGGCAAAAGGAAGTTTTCCCGCTGCCAACGTTCCCTGTGACACCGACGATCAAGGCTCTGGCACACATGCGGATTATTTTCCCGCATCGAAAAGGATCTGCATCAGCTCTTCGAAAGCAACGTCGGTTTGGATCTGCCCAGCCCGCGCCACGGAAATGAGACCGTTCTGCTCTGAAACGATAATCACGATGACGTCTGCCTGCTCGGAGATTCCGATGCCGGCTAAGTGTCTGGTGCCAAATCGCTTTACGTTTTCCGGTTTTTTGGATAGAGGGAGCACGACTTTGGCGGCAAGGATGCGTTCCCCACGAATGATGATGGCGCCATCGTGCAAGGCGGAGCGCGGATTGAAGATGGTGAGGATCAACCTGAGAGAGATAGCGGCGTCGATGGGTTCGCCGTTTTGGATATATTCATTGAGTTTGCGTTTATTTTCGAGCACGATGATGGCTCCCATCTTGCGAAAAGACATCGAGGAAACGGCATCGATCAATGGGGTATAAACTGCGGCTTTCTCACGCTTTTTGAAGCTTAGACCCAATTCACGTGAGAGGTTGAGCCTGGTCAATATCGCTCTCAGCTCTGGTTGGAAAATGATGATGATGCCCAAAATCCAGAAATTCCGAATCGCGGCAAGAATAGCGGTGAGCATTTTCAGATCGAAAACCGCGGCGATGAAATAGAGAATCACGAGAGACATCAATCCCCATAAAAGTTGATAACCACCGCTGCGCCGCACGATCATCAGAGATTGATAGATCAGAAACGCGATGAAGATGATATCGACGATGTCCTTGAAGCGCGGAATGAGGAAATTCATCTAGATCCCGGTGGCCCCGATCATGGCATGAACCGCAAAAAACTGTTTGTGCGCTTTGACGTCGTGCACTCTGATGATGTCCGCCCCCTTTTGGAAAGCAATCATTGCCGCTGCCAAGCTACCGCCGATACGTTCATCCGGGGTTGACGCTTGTATCATATCTATGAAACGTTTACGGGAAACCCCGATGACGATCGGCAGATTGAATATCTGGAAGTGATCGAGGGCGGAGAGAATGCTTAGATTATGCTCCAGATTTTTGCCAAATCCAATGCCGGGATCGAGCATGAGGCGTTCTCTGCTGATTCCTCTTGCATTGCAAAAACTGATACGTTCCTCGAAAAAGTCGGTGATTTCTTTGACGACATCCTCGTAATGAGGCTCTTGCTGCATGGTGGCGGGTTCGCCTTGCATGTGCATCAGGATTAACTTTGTATCTTTTGCTCCGGCAAGCACTTCCGCCATGTGGTGATCGTGTCTCAAAGCCGAAATATCGTTGATAATATCCGCTCCGGCGGCGATGGCGAGCCTGGCGACTTCGCTTTTGCGCGTATCGACGGAGATGATCGCGTCCGGATAGGCTTTCTTCAAGGCTTGGACGATGGGGACAACCCTTTCGATCTCAAGCTCTTGAGCTATTCCCCTTGATCCCGGACGGGTCGATTCTCCACCGATATCAATGATGTCCGCCCCTTCGGAAAGCATGGTTAGGGCACGCTTAAACGCACTTTCAGCGTAGAGATATCTGCCTCCGTCGGAAAAGGAATCCTCGGTGATATTGAGGATACCCATAATTTTGGGGGAATGACATTGCCACTTTTCGGCAGAATGTTTCATTAGATCAGGGTTTGAATTTGAAGGTAATAATGTAGTCACGATCGGTGACCGGTGCACCGCGAAAGCTGAGTACGCCTTCCTTGAGGACTTTGATCGCCGTTTCGGTGAAGTTTCTATCCTTGGTTTCCAATATGATAACGGAGCTTTCGATCAGGCGAGCGGTTTCGGTCACGCGGAAAGACATTTTCACCTCGGCATAATCGGCAAAGCTGTGCCTGTAGCCGGATTTGAGGCTGAAACTCAATTTTCCGCCTTCCATGCTGTGTTCGGTGCTTCCGGTAGATTCCTGGCTCGGAACGCCACGCAGCGCTTCTCTCAAGCCGGTAGTGGCGAAAGGATTATGACTGAGCGATGGAGGCGCCTCCGTGCGCTTAATTTCATTGATCACAGGCGCTTCGATGAGATCGCTCGGTCCGCTGTGAACCCTTCCCACCCGCTCAGTTTTTGGCAAAGCCTGAGGCGCTGCGGGCTTTTTCGCTTCAGGGGCTGCCTGGCTGGGGTTGACCTCTTCGACCGTATCCATGATACTTGGCAGAGCCTCACGCTCAGTTTCACGCATGGTCACGACTTCTTCGACCGGATCGCGAAACTCCAGCTCATACCATTTCTCTTTTGCCATTGGCGGAATGAAATAAAGCGCCATCAACAGCAGGAGCAGCAAGTGCGCGAGCGTGGAGATGCCGACGGGAAGAAATTGACGATATTTCCGGATCATGGTTTATCTGGCGGACGTTCCGTTGCCACGAAGATGCGCTCAAATCCGACACCGCGGATGATGTCCATCAGAGTGATGATCTTCTGGAGTTCGCTGCGTTTTTCAGCGGATAGACGAACCACCTGATCCTTATTCTTGAATTCGCGCTGCAGCGCTTGCTCAAGGGTGTAGATCGTGTGTCTTTCGCCCATGAATTCGATATGCTTGTCATTCACATAGACGACGTGCAAGACCTGATGCGCTTGTCTCTGAGATGAGGTCGAGCCCGGCAGCTTGAACGGCAGACCGGTTTGGGACGTGAAGTTTGACGCGATCAGGAGGAAAACGATCAAGAGGAAGATGACGTCCGTCATCGAAATCAGGACGGTGGAACTGATTTTGTTCTTTGAGATCTTCAGTTTCATCGGTTGGCTCTATTCGGCGGACTTATAATACTTGATCACATATTCGATGGCATGGTCTTGCATGTCCTTCGCCATGTTTTCGAGGCTTTGCACCAAATCGTTGTAGAAAATGATGGTGACGATGCCGACGATCAATCCGCCGATGGTGGTGAGCAACGCTTCCCAGATTCCACCGGCAAGGATGTTGATATCAATGCCGTTTTGACTCTGTCCCTGGATGCTCATAAAGACGCGCACCATGCCGATGACGGTGCCCAAAAAGCCGATCAGCGGTGCCACGGCAGCAAAAGTGGAGAGCCAGCCCATCCCTTTTTCGAGCTTGTGAAGTTCCAGATTGGCGGTGGCTTCCATGCTATCCTGGATCAGTTTGGGATCCTTGGTGTTGGCGTTGTAGAGCTTGTCCAGCATCAATCCCAAGGGACTGCCGACACCATAGACTCTCAGGATGGCACGGATGTTATCCAGCTTATCCTGTTGCTTCAGCGAGCTTTGAATCTTATTGTTGGACTTCCTCACCTGGCTCAGCAAGCGGTATTTATCGATCACGAGGGCGATCACCACGATCGAAATCGCCAGCAGCAGATACATCAGTATCCCGCCGCGCAGAAATAGTTGTAATACGGTCATTTCTCTCCCAAATCAGTTCTGTGTTATTTGTTCAATAATAATCGCAAGCGGGAGAACATCTTCTCCCGCCTACGAATCCCAGGTTTCCCAAGCTCATTCCCGCAGGAATGCAGCAATCTACGTTATTGTTTTATATAGCTTATCCGTGCAGTTGTTGGAAGCTTTGCATGAACTGCGCCAAGGCATAAGCCGCAAGCAGAGGCAGCGAGTTATAGGTGCTGGCACGGCAGCCGCCGACGTCGCGATGTCCTTTCAGACCGATCATGTTCTGCTTTTTGGCGTCCGAGATAAAGAGGTTTTCCAGCTCTTCATTTGGCAGACGGAAGGTGATATTCATGAGCGAACGGTCTTCGATGGCGACAGTGCCTTTGTAGAAACCGTCGGATTGATCAACCGCTTTGTAGATGTAATTGGCTTTGGCAATGTTGTTTTGTTCGATCATGGATAATCCGCCAAAGTCCTCGATCCACTTCAGCACGAGACCGATCATATAGATGGTGAAGGTGGGCGGTGTGTTATACATGCTGCCGTTTTTGGCGTGGATGTTGTAATCCAGCATGGTGGGCACTCCCGGGATCGCCTTTGCCAGCAGGTCTTTCTTGATGATGACGACGACGCAACCGGAGGGGCCTACGTTCTTTTGCGCGCCTGCATAGATCAGATCATATTTCTGCACGTCGATGGGCTTGCTCATGAAGTTTGAGGACATATCGGCGATGAGCGGAACGCCCTCAGGAGTGTCCGGATCGGTCTTCCATTCAGTGCCGAAGACGGTGTTGTTATTTGTGATATGCAGATAGCTGGGATTCTCCGAAAGCTGCCATTGTTTCGGAATATAGCTGAAGTTTTTGTCTTCGCTGCTGCCGGCGACATGCACGGTCTTGCCGAGCTTTTTGGCTTCGCTGATGGCTTTCTTTGACCACATACCGGTGTTGATATAGTTCGCCTCCTTGCCATCAAAGGCAAAGTTCATCGGCACCATGAGAAATTGCATGCTGGCTCCGCCCTGAAGGAAGAGCACTTCATAATCGTCTCCCAAGCCATAGATGCGTCTCACCGCGGCATTGGTTTCGTCGATGAT
Encoded proteins:
- the serC gene encoding 3-phosphoserine/phosphohydroxythreonine transaminase; this encodes MDRVHNFNAGPAVLPEEVMLEAQQDFFNYKGMGLSVMEMSHRSKEYQAIIDETNAAVRRIYGLGDDYEVLFLQGGASMQFLMVPMNFAFDGKEANYINTGMWSKKAISEAKKLGKTVHVAGSSEDKNFSYIPKQWQLSENPSYLHITNNNTVFGTEWKTDPDTPEGVPLIADMSSNFMSKPIDVQKYDLIYAGAQKNVGPSGCVVVIIKKDLLAKAIPGVPTMLDYNIHAKNGSMYNTPPTFTIYMIGLVLKWIEDFGGLSMIEQNNIAKANYIYKAVDQSDGFYKGTVAIEDRSLMNITFRLPNEELENLFISDAKKQNMIGLKGHRDVGGCRASTYNSLPLLAAYALAQFMQSFQQLHG
- the folP gene encoding dihydropteroate synthase, whose translation is MGILNITEDSFSDGGRYLYAESAFKRALTMLSEGADIIDIGGESTRPGSRGIAQELEIERVVPIVQALKKAYPDAIISVDTRKSEVARLAIAAGADIINDISALRHDHHMAEVLAGAKDTKLILMHMQGEPATMQQEPHYEDVVKEITDFFEERISFCNARGISRERLMLDPGIGFGKNLEHNLSILSALDHFQIFNLPIVIGVSRKRFIDMIQASTPDERIGGSLAAAMIAFQKGADIIRVHDVKAHKQFFAVHAMIGATGI
- the cdaA gene encoding diadenylate cyclase CdaA — protein: MNFLIPRFKDIVDIIFIAFLIYQSLMIVRRSGGYQLLWGLMSLVILYFIAAVFDLKMLTAILAAIRNFWILGIIIIFQPELRAILTRLNLSRELGLSFKKREKAAVYTPLIDAVSSMSFRKMGAIIVLENKRKLNEYIQNGEPIDAAISLRLILTIFNPRSALHDGAIIIRGERILAAKVVLPLSKKPENVKRFGTRHLAGIGISEQADVIVIIVSEQNGLISVARAGQIQTDVAFEELMQILFDAGK
- a CDS encoding biopolymer transporter ExbD, with translation MKLKISKNKISSTVLISMTDVIFLLIVFLLIASNFTSQTGLPFKLPGSTSSQRQAHQVLHVVYVNDKHIEFMGERHTIYTLEQALQREFKNKDQVVRLSAEKRSELQKIITLMDIIRGVGFERIFVATERPPDKP
- the coaE gene encoding dephospho-CoA kinase (Dephospho-CoA kinase (CoaE) performs the final step in coenzyme A biosynthesis.), which translates into the protein MCARALIVGVTGNVGSGKTSFCHHLADAGIVVIFADAVAKAQLHEEDVLSRLKARWGEGVIDDQGRANRKAIAEIIFYDPAERHFLNSIVHPMTLKAFQDMIVSSRSKVLVFEVPLLFEAGLEDCFDFIVLVHTTPKLQLKRLLERDGSDREHLKKLIASQMPDAQKINRVDLDIANIHGIEALETAANTFIRSIPNLPKKSIKPFFQV
- a CDS encoding MotA/TolQ/ExbB proton channel family protein, which codes for MTVLQLFLRGGILMYLLLAISIVVIALVIDKYRLLSQVRKSNNKIQSSLKQQDKLDNIRAILRVYGVGSPLGLMLDKLYNANTKDPKLIQDSMEATANLELHKLEKGMGWLSTFAAVAPLIGFLGTVIGMVRVFMSIQGQSQNGIDINILAGGIWEALLTTIGGLIVGIVTIIFYNDLVQSLENMAKDMQDHAIEYVIKYYKSAE